A genomic stretch from Marinimicrobium sp. C6131 includes:
- the recO gene encoding DNA repair protein RecO, with protein sequence MRIEFQPAYVLHTRPYRDTSLLLDLLTPDLGRVGAVAKGVRRGKSQRRPLLNPFIPILVSLSGKSSLKTLTAVEADGIGHRLVGLSLYSGFYVNELIVRLLGEQDPNPDLFDDYRWTMNALSTNLADASPEPVLRQFEWRLLDGLGYGISFTEEADTGEPVRAEALYRFDPEAGFIPTYSSRDPQETPKLFVGADLLACARADFSQPQTLMTAKRLSRLMLHPLLGSKPLKSRDLFRPA encoded by the coding sequence ATGCGCATAGAGTTCCAGCCCGCCTATGTGCTGCATACCCGTCCTTACCGGGATACCAGCCTGTTGCTGGACCTGTTGACGCCGGATCTTGGCCGGGTCGGCGCCGTCGCCAAAGGGGTGCGCCGGGGGAAAAGCCAGCGCCGCCCGTTGCTCAACCCGTTCATTCCCATCCTGGTCTCGCTCAGTGGCAAGAGCAGCCTGAAAACCCTCACGGCGGTGGAGGCGGATGGTATCGGCCACCGGCTGGTCGGCCTGTCGCTCTATAGTGGCTTTTACGTCAATGAGCTGATTGTGCGCCTGCTCGGGGAGCAGGATCCCAACCCCGATCTGTTTGACGATTACCGCTGGACGATGAACGCCCTGTCCACCAATCTGGCGGATGCCTCGCCCGAGCCGGTGTTGCGCCAGTTCGAGTGGCGTCTGTTGGACGGGTTGGGTTACGGAATCAGCTTTACCGAGGAGGCGGACACCGGCGAACCGGTGCGGGCCGAGGCACTTTACCGCTTCGACCCGGAGGCCGGTTTCATTCCCACCTATAGCAGCCGTGACCCGCAGGAAACGCCGAAGCTGTTTGTCGGGGCCGATCTGCTGGCGTGCGCCCGGGCCGACTTTTCACAGCCCCAAACCCTGATGACCGCCAAACGCCTCAGCCGATTGATGCTGCATCCGCTGTTGGGGAGTAAGCCATTGAAAAGTCGGGACCTGTTCCGCCCGGCCTGA
- the era gene encoding GTPase Era gives MTDSKQRCGYVAIVGRPNVGKSTLLNHMLGQKVSITSRKPQTTRNNVQGIKTEGDTQIVFVDTPGLHRAETKAINRYMNQAATTAIKDVDVVIFLVDRLAWTEEDEMVAQRLENLSCPLILAINKVDKIEQKDTLLPHLQTLSERFPQAEMIPLSALRNTNLDRLEALIVERLPEGIHLFPEDQLTDKSSRFMAAEMVREKITRQLGDELPYQMAVEIEEFKDEGRILHISAVVLVERDGQKRILIGERGERIKQIGQQARLDMEKLFDQKVMLKLWVKVKSGWSDDSRALRSLGYDDL, from the coding sequence ATGACAGATTCAAAGCAACGCTGCGGCTATGTGGCCATTGTGGGCCGTCCCAATGTGGGTAAATCCACACTGCTCAACCATATGCTCGGCCAGAAGGTCAGCATCACCTCCCGCAAGCCCCAGACGACCCGCAACAATGTGCAGGGGATCAAGACCGAAGGCGATACCCAGATCGTCTTTGTCGACACGCCGGGCCTGCACCGGGCGGAAACCAAGGCCATCAACCGCTATATGAATCAGGCGGCCACCACGGCCATCAAGGATGTGGATGTGGTGATTTTCCTGGTGGACCGATTGGCCTGGACCGAGGAGGATGAGATGGTGGCGCAGCGGCTGGAAAATCTCTCCTGCCCGCTGATTCTGGCCATCAACAAAGTCGACAAAATTGAACAGAAAGACACCCTGTTACCGCACCTGCAGACGTTGAGCGAGCGGTTTCCCCAGGCGGAAATGATCCCGCTGTCCGCGTTGCGCAACACCAACCTGGATCGGCTCGAAGCCCTGATTGTGGAGCGGTTACCGGAAGGGATACACCTGTTTCCGGAAGACCAGCTCACGGACAAAAGCTCGCGCTTTATGGCGGCGGAAATGGTGCGTGAGAAAATCACCCGCCAGTTGGGTGATGAGCTTCCGTATCAGATGGCGGTGGAAATCGAAGAGTTCAAAGACGAGGGCCGGATTCTGCATATCTCCGCCGTGGTGTTGGTGGAGCGGGATGGCCAGAAGCGCATTCTGATCGGCGAACGCGGCGAGCGTATCAAGCAGATTGGTCAACAGGCCCGGCTGGATATGGAAAAGCTGTTTGATCAGAAAGTGATGCTCAAGCTCTGGGTCAAAGTGAAGTCGGGCTGGTCCGATGACAGCCGCGCCCTGCGCAGCCTGGGTTACGACGACCTGTAA